The following are encoded in a window of Myxocyprinus asiaticus isolate MX2 ecotype Aquarium Trade chromosome 17, UBuf_Myxa_2, whole genome shotgun sequence genomic DNA:
- the LOC127454833 gene encoding BRISC complex subunit Abraxas 2-like isoform X2: MAASISGYTFSSVCYHSANSNSDHEGFLLGEVRQEETLSISDSHISSSEFLNVIEVHNHKPCAQLFSFYDYAGNVNEENLNRILKDRRKNVIGWYRFRRNTQQQMSFREQVIHKQLTHILGIPDLVFLLFSFISTANSSTHALEYVLFRPNRRYNQRISLSIPNLGNTSQQEYKVSSVPNTSKNYASVIKEHGAEFFDKDGVMKDIRTIFQVYSALQERVQAVCWEVDQSEQVREKIQEEVNKLKEEIALRKHNTAEEERRLQEATNTAVTLPDDSALSNPLHTPLTQVVHSDPSVKPSLERPVNSSSPPLYSTTLPPDSPSAILLPRPQAVGSPGHPSPSLGLGNGDGSSSDSLNRQATGQEDQDEDDEDSSEYENLVSDQVQPPSVTEAVTLGRPATLWPDGDAHSPPGS, translated from the exons ATGGCGGCGTCAATTTCGGGTTACACTTTTAGTTCTGTATGTTATCACAGCGCCAACAGCAATTCCGACCAT GAGGGCTTCCTGTTGGGAGAAGTGAGACAGGAGGAGACTTTAAGCATCAGTGACTCACACATCAGTAGTTCAGAATTCCTCAATGTAATAG AGGTCCATAATCATAAACCTTGTGCACAACTGTTTAG CTTTTATGACTATGCAGGTAATGTCAATGAAGAAAATCTCAACAGAATCCTCAAGGACAGAAGAAAA AATGTTATCGGCTGGTACCGGTTTCGAAGGAACACCCAACAGCAGATGTCATTTAGAGAGCAAGTGATCCACAAGCAGTTGACCCATATACTCGGCATTCCAGATCTCGTCTTCCTTCTCTTCAGCTTCATCTCCACAGCCAATAGTTCCACACATGCTCTGGAGTATGTACTCTTCAGACCCAACAGAAG GTATAATCAGAGGATATCTCTAAGCATCCCAAACCTGGGAAACACCAGTCAACAGGAATATAAAGTCTCTTCAGTGCCCAACACCTCCAAGAACTACGCTAGTGTCATTAAAGAACATGG GGCTGAGTTCTTCGATAAGGATGGGGTAATGAAAGACATTCGAACTATTTTTCAGGTGTACAGTGCCCTACAAGAAAGGGTGCAG GCAGTCTGTTGGGAAGTTGATCAAAGTGAACAAGTGAGGGAGAAAATCCAAGAGGAAGTGAACAAACTCAAAGAGGAAATCGCTCTCAGGAAACATAACACCGCTGAAGAAGAGAGAA GACTTCAAGAAGCAACCAACACGGCTGTCACACTTCCAGATGACTCGGCACTCTCCAACCCATTACACACTCCACTGACACAAGTTGTACACTCAGATCCTTCAGTGAAGCCCAGTTTAGAGAGACCTGTAAACTCATCGTCTCCACCACTTTACAGCACCACACTGCCTCCAGATTCACCAAGCGCTATCCTGCTGCCTCGACCCCAAGCCGTGGGCTCACCCGGCCACCCGTCTCCCAGTCTGGGCTTGGGCAACGGAGATGGCTCGAGCTCAGATTCTTTGAACCGTCAAGCCACTGGCCAGGAAGACCAGGATGAGGACGATGAGGACAGTAGCGAGTACGAAAATTTAGTAAGCGATCAAGTGCAGCCACCTTCCGTAACAGAAGCTGTTACATTGGGACGGCCAGCTACCCTGTGGCCTGATGGAGATGCCCACAGCCCACCGGGCTCATAG
- the LOC127454833 gene encoding BRISC complex subunit Abraxas 2-like isoform X1, with product MAASISGYTFSSVCYHSANSNSDHEGFLLGEVRQEETLSISDSHISSSEFLNVIEVHNHKPCAQLFSFYDYAGNVNEENLNRILKDRRKNVIGWYRFRRNTQQQMSFREQVIHKQLTHILGIPDLVFLLFSFISTANSSTHALEYVLFRPNRSRYNQRISLSIPNLGNTSQQEYKVSSVPNTSKNYASVIKEHGAEFFDKDGVMKDIRTIFQVYSALQERVQAVCWEVDQSEQVREKIQEEVNKLKEEIALRKHNTAEEERRLQEATNTAVTLPDDSALSNPLHTPLTQVVHSDPSVKPSLERPVNSSSPPLYSTTLPPDSPSAILLPRPQAVGSPGHPSPSLGLGNGDGSSSDSLNRQATGQEDQDEDDEDSSEYENLVSDQVQPPSVTEAVTLGRPATLWPDGDAHSPPGS from the exons ATGGCGGCGTCAATTTCGGGTTACACTTTTAGTTCTGTATGTTATCACAGCGCCAACAGCAATTCCGACCAT GAGGGCTTCCTGTTGGGAGAAGTGAGACAGGAGGAGACTTTAAGCATCAGTGACTCACACATCAGTAGTTCAGAATTCCTCAATGTAATAG AGGTCCATAATCATAAACCTTGTGCACAACTGTTTAG CTTTTATGACTATGCAGGTAATGTCAATGAAGAAAATCTCAACAGAATCCTCAAGGACAGAAGAAAA AATGTTATCGGCTGGTACCGGTTTCGAAGGAACACCCAACAGCAGATGTCATTTAGAGAGCAAGTGATCCACAAGCAGTTGACCCATATACTCGGCATTCCAGATCTCGTCTTCCTTCTCTTCAGCTTCATCTCCACAGCCAATAGTTCCACACATGCTCTGGAGTATGTACTCTTCAGACCCAACAGAAG CAGGTATAATCAGAGGATATCTCTAAGCATCCCAAACCTGGGAAACACCAGTCAACAGGAATATAAAGTCTCTTCAGTGCCCAACACCTCCAAGAACTACGCTAGTGTCATTAAAGAACATGG GGCTGAGTTCTTCGATAAGGATGGGGTAATGAAAGACATTCGAACTATTTTTCAGGTGTACAGTGCCCTACAAGAAAGGGTGCAG GCAGTCTGTTGGGAAGTTGATCAAAGTGAACAAGTGAGGGAGAAAATCCAAGAGGAAGTGAACAAACTCAAAGAGGAAATCGCTCTCAGGAAACATAACACCGCTGAAGAAGAGAGAA GACTTCAAGAAGCAACCAACACGGCTGTCACACTTCCAGATGACTCGGCACTCTCCAACCCATTACACACTCCACTGACACAAGTTGTACACTCAGATCCTTCAGTGAAGCCCAGTTTAGAGAGACCTGTAAACTCATCGTCTCCACCACTTTACAGCACCACACTGCCTCCAGATTCACCAAGCGCTATCCTGCTGCCTCGACCCCAAGCCGTGGGCTCACCCGGCCACCCGTCTCCCAGTCTGGGCTTGGGCAACGGAGATGGCTCGAGCTCAGATTCTTTGAACCGTCAAGCCACTGGCCAGGAAGACCAGGATGAGGACGATGAGGACAGTAGCGAGTACGAAAATTTAGTAAGCGATCAAGTGCAGCCACCTTCCGTAACAGAAGCTGTTACATTGGGACGGCCAGCTACCCTGTGGCCTGATGGAGATGCCCACAGCCCACCGGGCTCATAG
- the LOC127455063 gene encoding EEF1A lysine methyltransferase 2-like, with translation MQPEGFFFITSCNWTKEQLLQIFRLGFELVHKLPTPRFQFGGVTGNSVTALVLKRIE, from the exons ATGCAGCCAGAGGGTTTCTTCTTCATCACCTCTTGCAACTGGACCAAAGAGCAGCTGCTGCAGATCTTCAGACTTG GCTTTGAGCTGGTACACAAACTGCCCACCCCTCGCTTCCAGTTTGGTGGTGTGACTGGTAACAGTGTGACAGCTTTGGTATTAAAACGCattgagtga